From the Nocardiopsis changdeensis genome, one window contains:
- a CDS encoding ABC transporter substrate-binding protein: MTLTPDRNTLLQDLSRRRLLKAVGFGAVGVAGANVLAACAGGDNASNAVAGQFTGVYDYDIDAQTRNVAVEDGALLMNSVYADLFLPAGGFYNWKTHEWDYLLMENAVWEGDDLIVSLRPGLKWSDGTDLNADDLHQNFAIRVLEAPAWSIGFPQITELEKLDDLSVRARFDNPFPGIELQVIDHRLFSKSTYGDFGERAIAMVADGVRQGDDEHNEFNAEFIAFNPTDVICSGPYKFDPAQTADARITLVRNEDGYQGTEVAFDEVVIHKGDNRQASLLIQQGEVDYSTLATSAADQQAFQSVEGLRWIEHPGYDGCGLMFNYQKKPELKDVRVRKALAHLLDSDQIGQVARGEAYTRVNYYAGLVDMQAEQVFSQEELAGFATYDLDHDKATELLEEAGWTKQDGIWHLPDGEPASFEVVGVVGWGDFELTATQVEEAWNDFGIQTTASNVPADNPWGIWAAGDFEVAVRHWGNPEIPSYWGAFQMNFLVENARTGDTPGQDFDLKVDSPSQGEVDLEALVEVAKTAPTEEEQIEAVRTMAIVFNELLPRIPVWTYKYLAPALEGVRVAKFDDDHPASQNQIYMDNHVILSLIQGDLKPVE, from the coding sequence ATGACCCTCACCCCCGACCGCAACACCCTCCTGCAGGACCTCAGCCGCAGGAGACTCCTCAAGGCCGTCGGCTTCGGCGCGGTCGGCGTCGCCGGAGCCAACGTCCTGGCGGCCTGCGCCGGCGGCGACAACGCGTCCAACGCCGTCGCGGGCCAGTTCACCGGCGTCTACGACTACGACATCGACGCACAGACCCGCAACGTCGCCGTTGAGGACGGCGCGCTGCTCATGAACTCGGTCTACGCCGACCTGTTCCTGCCCGCGGGCGGGTTCTACAACTGGAAGACCCACGAGTGGGACTACCTGCTCATGGAGAACGCGGTCTGGGAGGGCGACGACCTCATCGTCAGCCTGCGCCCCGGCCTGAAGTGGAGCGACGGCACCGACCTGAACGCCGACGACCTGCACCAGAACTTCGCCATCCGCGTCCTGGAGGCCCCGGCCTGGTCCATCGGCTTCCCGCAGATCACCGAGCTGGAGAAGCTGGACGACCTCAGCGTCCGGGCCCGCTTCGACAACCCGTTCCCCGGCATCGAGCTCCAGGTCATCGACCACCGCCTCTTCTCCAAGTCCACCTACGGCGACTTCGGCGAGCGCGCCATCGCGATGGTCGCCGACGGGGTCCGCCAGGGCGACGACGAGCACAACGAGTTCAACGCCGAGTTCATCGCGTTCAACCCCACCGACGTCATCTGCAGCGGCCCGTACAAGTTCGACCCGGCCCAGACCGCCGACGCGCGCATCACCCTGGTGCGCAACGAGGACGGGTACCAGGGCACCGAGGTCGCCTTCGACGAGGTCGTCATCCACAAGGGGGACAACCGGCAGGCCTCCCTGCTCATCCAGCAGGGCGAGGTGGACTACTCCACCCTGGCGACCTCCGCCGCGGACCAGCAGGCGTTCCAGAGCGTGGAGGGCCTGCGCTGGATCGAGCACCCCGGCTACGACGGCTGCGGCCTGATGTTCAACTACCAGAAGAAGCCGGAGCTGAAGGACGTGCGCGTCCGCAAGGCGCTGGCACACCTGTTGGACAGCGACCAGATCGGCCAGGTCGCGCGCGGCGAGGCCTACACCCGCGTCAACTACTACGCCGGCCTGGTGGACATGCAGGCCGAGCAGGTCTTCAGCCAGGAGGAGCTGGCCGGGTTCGCGACCTACGACCTGGACCACGACAAGGCCACCGAGCTGCTGGAGGAGGCGGGCTGGACCAAGCAGGACGGGATCTGGCACCTGCCGGACGGCGAGCCGGCCTCCTTCGAGGTCGTCGGCGTGGTCGGCTGGGGCGACTTCGAGCTCACCGCCACCCAGGTCGAGGAGGCGTGGAACGACTTCGGCATCCAGACCACGGCGTCCAACGTCCCCGCCGACAACCCCTGGGGCATCTGGGCCGCCGGCGACTTCGAGGTGGCCGTGCGCCACTGGGGCAACCCGGAGATCCCGTCCTACTGGGGCGCCTTCCAGATGAACTTCCTGGTGGAGAACGCGCGCACCGGGGACACCCCGGGCCAGGACTTCGACCTCAAGGTGGACAGCCCCAGCCAGGGCGAGGTGGACCTGGAGGCCCTGGTGGAGGTCGCCAAGACCGCGCCCACCGAGGAGGAGCAGATCGAGGCGGTGAGGACGATGGCGATCGTCTTCAACGAGCTGCTGCCGCGCATCCCCGTCTGGACCTACAAGTACCTGGCCCCCGCCCTGGAGGGGGTCCGTGTGGCGAAGTTCGACGACGACCACCCGGCGTCGCAGAACCAGATCTACATGGACAACCACGTCATCCTGTCGCTCATCCAGGGCGACCTGAAGCCGGTCGAGTAG
- a CDS encoding ABC transporter ATP-binding protein, whose product MIDRSVPAPAPAAGAAAPGPDPAPVLSLRGVHQVFPSARGDVPAVAGVDLEVRPGKALCLVGESGCGKTTTARMAAGLADPTAGSVLFRGRDITAMDKKERSGFRRAVQYIHQDPYASLNPVRTVYSTVSAGLRRHRMVADHREARRVTAELLERVDLTPAADFIDKYPHQMSGGQRQRVAIARALAMNPEVIIADESTSMLDVSIRVSLLNTLGRLRDDLGVGFLFITHDLAVAKYFAWEGEIAVMYLGKVVEHGPTPRVVNDPRHPYTRALISAVCEPDPDLARTKERIRLRSADIPDLTALPPGCDFHPRCPLYAPGECDTLRPPLVRGHDRLLACHVAGQG is encoded by the coding sequence GTGATTGACCGTTCCGTGCCCGCGCCCGCCCCGGCCGCCGGGGCGGCCGCCCCCGGCCCCGACCCCGCCCCGGTGCTGAGCCTGCGCGGCGTGCACCAGGTCTTCCCCAGCGCGCGCGGCGACGTGCCCGCCGTCGCGGGGGTCGACCTGGAGGTCCGCCCGGGCAAGGCCCTGTGCCTGGTGGGGGAGTCCGGCTGCGGCAAGACCACCACCGCCCGGATGGCCGCCGGGCTGGCCGACCCCACCGCCGGGTCGGTGCTGTTCCGCGGCCGCGACATCACCGCCATGGACAAGAAGGAGCGCTCGGGGTTCCGGCGCGCGGTCCAGTACATCCACCAGGACCCCTACGCCTCCCTCAACCCGGTGCGCACCGTCTACTCCACGGTCTCCGCCGGGCTGCGCCGCCACCGCATGGTCGCCGACCACAGGGAGGCCCGCAGGGTCACCGCCGAACTCCTGGAACGGGTCGACCTCACCCCGGCCGCGGACTTCATCGACAAGTACCCGCACCAGATGTCCGGCGGCCAGCGCCAGCGCGTCGCCATCGCCCGGGCCCTGGCGATGAACCCCGAGGTGATCATCGCCGACGAGTCCACCTCCATGCTCGACGTCTCCATCCGGGTCAGCCTGCTCAACACCCTGGGCCGGCTGCGCGACGACCTGGGCGTCGGCTTCCTGTTCATCACCCACGACCTGGCGGTGGCCAAGTACTTCGCCTGGGAGGGCGAGATCGCCGTCATGTACCTGGGCAAGGTCGTCGAACACGGCCCCACGCCCCGGGTGGTCAACGACCCGCGGCACCCCTACACCCGGGCGCTGATCTCGGCGGTCTGCGAACCCGACCCCGACCTGGCCCGGACCAAGGAGCGGATCCGGCTGCGCAGCGCGGACATCCCCGACCTGACGGCCCTGCCCCCCGGCTGCGACTTCCACCCGCGCTGCCCCCTCTACGCCCCGGGGGAGTGCGACACCCTCCGGCCGCCACTGGTGCGCGGCCATGACCGACTTCTCGCCTGCCACGTGGCCGGCCAGGGGTGA
- a CDS encoding ABC transporter ATP-binding protein has protein sequence MTASHAAPAPAEGPLLSVRGVDVGYRTGRRTQVTAVHGVSFDLYPGQSMALVGESGCGKTTLGLGLLRLLPRTGVVSAGEILFRRKDGRTVDVRSLAREDLRRFRWSEAAMVFQGAMNAFNPVLKIEDHFVDTFRAHETGRARRRSAIREESAALLEMVRLDPARVLDAFPHELSGGMRQRALIALALALKPQLLILDEPTTALDLLTQRAIVERLSELREELRFSMVFITHDLGLAAELADRVGTMYAGRLIETGTTRDIFYRPRHPYTSALINSVPPVSGDLVVPESLPGGPPGLSSLPPGCSFAPRCRHAAERCRETRPELEVLHTRGDGLSHAAACLRTRELAAEGVTRD, from the coding sequence GTGACCGCTTCCCACGCAGCGCCGGCCCCGGCCGAGGGGCCGCTGCTCTCCGTCCGCGGCGTCGACGTCGGCTACCGCACCGGTCGGCGTACACAGGTGACCGCCGTCCACGGCGTCTCCTTCGACCTCTACCCCGGCCAGTCCATGGCCCTGGTGGGGGAGTCCGGCTGCGGCAAGACCACCCTGGGCCTGGGGCTGCTGCGCCTGCTGCCGCGCACCGGCGTCGTCTCGGCCGGGGAGATCCTCTTCCGCCGCAAGGACGGGCGCACCGTCGACGTCCGCTCCCTGGCCAGGGAGGACCTGCGCCGGTTCCGCTGGAGCGAGGCCGCCATGGTCTTCCAGGGCGCGATGAACGCCTTCAACCCGGTGCTCAAGATCGAGGACCACTTCGTCGACACCTTCCGCGCACACGAGACCGGCCGCGCCCGCCGCCGCTCCGCGATCCGGGAGGAGTCGGCCGCCCTGCTGGAGATGGTCCGGCTGGACCCGGCCCGGGTCCTGGACGCCTTCCCGCACGAGCTGTCCGGCGGCATGCGCCAGCGCGCCCTCATCGCCCTGGCCCTGGCGCTGAAACCGCAGCTGCTCATCCTGGACGAGCCCACCACGGCCCTGGACCTGCTCACCCAGCGGGCCATCGTCGAGCGCCTGTCCGAGCTGCGCGAGGAGCTGCGCTTCTCGATGGTCTTCATCACCCACGACCTGGGACTGGCCGCCGAACTCGCCGACCGCGTCGGGACGATGTACGCGGGCCGCCTCATCGAGACCGGCACCACTCGCGACATCTTCTACCGGCCGCGCCACCCCTACACCTCGGCTCTGATCAACTCCGTGCCCCCGGTCAGCGGCGACCTGGTCGTCCCCGAGTCCCTGCCCGGCGGCCCGCCCGGCCTCTCCTCCCTGCCTCCGGGCTGCTCCTTCGCCCCCCGCTGCAGGCACGCCGCCGAGCGGTGCCGCGAGACCCGCCCGGAGCTGGAGGTCCTGCACACCCGCGGCGACGGCCTCAGCCACGCCGCCGCCTGCCTGCGTACCCGCGAACTCGCCGCCGAGGGGGTCACCCGTGATTGA
- a CDS encoding ABC transporter permease yields the protein MAVSTAAPGGAGVWGAIWHGVTRSTSGFVGLCIVVGVLLFAFVGPFFVDTDNPTDVTKIWGPITAEHWLGTNHEGKDTFVQLVLGGREPIWVGIVAALITVAIAVVLGGIAGYVRGRIDHFLLQLTDITMTIPFIVLMLVVASFYRTASPMVVAFIIGLVTWPYLMRSIRAQVLTLREREFVEAARLQDLGTARILFAEVLPNMAGYIFVNFIIAITNAIYAVVGMYLLGLLPSTAANWGLMIQQAWDNNAFLVPSAAPFLVAPMVMIMLFQIGLVTMTRSLEQALNPRLRDR from the coding sequence ATGGCAGTCAGTACCGCCGCCCCCGGCGGAGCCGGGGTCTGGGGCGCCATCTGGCACGGCGTCACCCGCAGCACCAGCGGATTCGTCGGGCTGTGCATCGTCGTCGGCGTCCTCCTGTTCGCCTTCGTCGGCCCCTTCTTCGTCGACACCGACAACCCGACCGACGTCACCAAGATCTGGGGCCCGATCACCGCCGAGCACTGGCTCGGCACCAACCACGAGGGCAAGGACACCTTCGTCCAGCTGGTCCTGGGCGGCCGCGAACCCATCTGGGTGGGCATCGTCGCCGCGCTGATCACCGTCGCCATCGCCGTCGTCCTGGGCGGGATCGCCGGCTACGTGCGCGGCCGGATCGACCACTTCCTGCTCCAGCTCACCGACATCACGATGACCATCCCGTTCATCGTCCTGATGCTGGTCGTGGCGTCCTTCTACCGCACCGCCTCGCCGATGGTCGTCGCCTTCATCATCGGCCTGGTCACCTGGCCCTACCTCATGCGCTCCATCCGCGCCCAGGTGCTCACCCTGCGCGAACGCGAGTTCGTCGAGGCGGCCCGGCTCCAGGACCTGGGCACCGCGCGCATCCTCTTCGCCGAGGTGCTGCCCAACATGGCCGGCTACATCTTCGTCAACTTCATCATCGCGATCACCAACGCGATCTACGCCGTCGTCGGCATGTACCTGCTGGGACTGCTGCCCAGCACCGCCGCCAACTGGGGGCTGATGATCCAGCAGGCCTGGGACAACAACGCCTTCCTGGTCCCCTCGGCCGCGCCGTTCCTGGTCGCCCCGATGGTGATGATCATGCTCTTCCAGATCGGCCTGGTCACCATGACCCGGTCCCTGGAGCAGGCCCTCAACCCACGACTCCGGGACAGGTGA
- a CDS encoding ABC transporter permease, producing MATEIAASPPPPEAGTTAPPGGAPLSLPLRIWRHYALVKVRKAVVVVFVVANVTFFLGRAMPGDPIDVMAGRLTQGGMSLEEARIIAANSLAYDPDAPLWSQWWDFIVGLATFDMGMTINRPGFTVAESIGAYLPWTLFSIGVGTLVSITLGLALGMVMAYRRNRLLDHVLSVVASVLGAIPNYLIAMLLVVGGGMYLSWFNPIALRGTLSPGVEPGFSAEFVGDALYHAGLPIFTYVLAIIGTWMLVMKASTTEVLSEDYVTVARARGLRDRRIATSYVGRNAILPLVAQIAISFGTLVGGAIFVEQVLVYKGVGGLLLDAVNYRDYPLLQGLLVVLTTCVVAANLIADLLYSRLDPRIRK from the coding sequence GTGGCCACCGAAATCGCGGCATCGCCACCGCCGCCGGAAGCCGGGACCACGGCGCCGCCCGGCGGCGCCCCCCTCTCCCTGCCCCTCCGGATCTGGCGCCACTACGCCCTGGTCAAGGTCCGCAAAGCGGTCGTCGTCGTCTTCGTCGTCGCCAACGTGACCTTCTTCCTCGGCCGCGCCATGCCCGGAGACCCCATCGACGTCATGGCCGGCCGCCTCACCCAGGGCGGGATGAGCCTGGAGGAGGCGCGGATCATCGCCGCCAACTCCCTGGCCTACGACCCCGACGCGCCCCTGTGGTCGCAGTGGTGGGACTTCATCGTCGGCCTGGCCACCTTCGACATGGGCATGACCATCAACCGGCCCGGGTTCACCGTCGCCGAGTCGATCGGCGCCTACCTGCCCTGGACCCTGTTCAGCATCGGCGTGGGCACCCTCGTCTCCATCACCCTGGGCCTGGCGCTGGGCATGGTGATGGCCTACCGCCGCAACCGCCTGCTGGACCACGTCCTCAGCGTCGTCGCCTCCGTGCTGGGCGCCATCCCCAACTACCTCATCGCGATGCTGCTGGTCGTCGGCGGCGGCATGTACCTGAGCTGGTTCAACCCCATCGCGCTGCGCGGCACCCTCAGCCCCGGCGTCGAGCCCGGGTTCAGCGCGGAGTTCGTCGGCGACGCCCTGTACCACGCCGGACTGCCGATCTTCACCTACGTGCTGGCCATCATCGGCACCTGGATGCTCGTCATGAAGGCCTCCACCACCGAGGTCCTCAGCGAGGACTACGTGACCGTCGCCCGGGCCCGGGGCCTGCGCGACCGCCGCATCGCGACGTCCTACGTCGGGCGCAACGCCATCCTGCCGCTGGTCGCGCAGATCGCCATCTCCTTCGGAACCCTCGTCGGCGGCGCGATCTTCGTCGAGCAGGTCCTGGTCTACAAGGGGGTCGGCGGCCTGCTGCTGGACGCGGTCAACTACCGCGACTACCCGCTCCTCCAGGGCCTCCTGGTCGTCCTCACCACCTGCGTGGTGGCCGCCAACCTCATCGCCGACCTGCTCTACAGCAGGCTCGACCCGCGCATCCGGAAGTAG
- a CDS encoding alpha/beta hydrolase: protein MRRAHPSIAVGTLVSALTLSLAAAAPAAAEPADPLAVFHEQEVEWAPCEERLLEGLDCAWIEVPLDYADPGGERASIAISRHRATDPGQRRGILLTNPGGPGGAGRYMPIEPRPDLGFGYGLGTQRIAEVYDIIGMDPRGSGASTPYLDCGADLPLPPSRPDDDEFSAVTRAAVSVQRSCESAHGDLIPLMTTANTARDMDVIRAALGEERTSYYGVSYGTYLGAVYGSLFPERLDLSVLDSSVLPDGMWRELFRTQNRGYKANVDRYTAWVAERHDEYGFGSTPEEVLATVEETRARLEEEPRDDVPGMPEGTPFTADDFDFYIGSASRNQMYWDLISVELGFFVNDVPFPGYELPEYPDPEVELSNDSLLMAVSCEAEWPSRLSGYYRDMREAREYNPYGIGAIWDSPQPCAFASRAPAEPLVELEREGYAPGLVIAAEFDANTVYEGGPRMADRLGNALVTVTDEGGHGFYGMPGHDCVTAAVDAYLVDGAAPRDATCAGLPRPQDAPSALRAREAEAAGAVVAEIMSERGHPLAARPSWIG from the coding sequence GTGCGCAGAGCACACCCATCGATCGCCGTGGGCACCCTGGTGTCCGCTCTGACCCTGTCGCTCGCCGCGGCCGCCCCGGCCGCCGCCGAGCCCGCCGACCCCCTGGCCGTGTTCCACGAGCAGGAGGTCGAGTGGGCCCCCTGCGAGGAACGGCTCCTGGAGGGGCTGGACTGCGCCTGGATCGAGGTGCCCCTCGACTACGCCGACCCCGGCGGCGAGCGGGCGTCCATCGCGATCAGCCGCCACCGCGCCACCGACCCCGGTCAGCGGCGCGGCATCCTGCTGACCAACCCCGGCGGGCCCGGGGGCGCGGGCCGCTACATGCCCATCGAGCCCCGGCCCGACCTCGGGTTCGGCTACGGGCTGGGCACCCAGCGCATCGCCGAGGTGTACGACATCATCGGGATGGACCCGCGCGGCAGCGGAGCCTCCACCCCCTACCTCGACTGCGGCGCGGACCTCCCCCTCCCGCCCTCGCGCCCCGACGACGACGAGTTCTCGGCCGTCACCCGGGCGGCCGTCTCCGTCCAGCGGTCCTGTGAGAGCGCCCACGGCGACCTCATCCCGCTCATGACCACGGCGAACACCGCGCGGGACATGGACGTGATCCGCGCCGCCCTGGGCGAGGAGCGGACCTCCTACTACGGGGTGTCCTACGGCACCTACCTGGGAGCGGTGTACGGGAGCCTGTTCCCCGAGAGGCTGGACCTCAGCGTGCTGGACTCCTCGGTCCTGCCCGACGGCATGTGGCGGGAGCTCTTCCGCACCCAGAACCGGGGCTACAAGGCCAACGTGGACCGGTACACCGCGTGGGTCGCCGAGCGCCACGACGAGTACGGGTTCGGGTCCACCCCCGAGGAGGTGCTGGCCACCGTCGAGGAGACCCGCGCCCGGTTGGAGGAGGAGCCCCGCGACGACGTCCCCGGCATGCCCGAGGGGACGCCCTTCACCGCCGACGACTTCGACTTCTACATCGGCTCGGCGTCGCGGAACCAGATGTACTGGGACCTGATCTCGGTCGAGCTCGGGTTCTTCGTGAACGACGTGCCCTTCCCCGGGTACGAGCTCCCCGAGTACCCCGACCCGGAGGTGGAGCTCTCCAACGACTCCCTGCTCATGGCGGTGAGCTGCGAGGCCGAGTGGCCATCGCGCCTGTCGGGCTACTACCGGGACATGCGCGAGGCGCGCGAGTACAACCCGTACGGCATCGGGGCGATCTGGGACTCGCCGCAGCCCTGCGCGTTCGCCTCGCGGGCGCCGGCCGAGCCGCTGGTGGAGCTGGAGCGCGAGGGCTACGCCCCCGGCCTGGTGATCGCGGCGGAGTTCGACGCCAACACCGTCTACGAGGGCGGGCCGCGGATGGCCGACAGGCTCGGCAACGCCCTGGTCACCGTCACCGACGAGGGCGGGCACGGGTTCTACGGGATGCCCGGCCACGACTGCGTGACCGCGGCCGTGGACGCCTACCTGGTGGACGGCGCGGCTCCGCGGGACGCGACCTGCGCCGGGCTGCCCCGGCCGCAGGACGCGCCGTCGGCCCTGAGGGCGCGGGAGGCGGAGGCGGCCGGCGCGGTCGTCGCCGAGATCATGTCCGAGCGCGGGCACCCGCTCGCGGCCCGGCCGTCCTGGATCGGCTGA
- a CDS encoding septum formation family protein: protein MLSELRRSPYGRLVLGPLVVGAALSLTACSPEMLLPPALRPGAEVAPSPEATETPAETPVETPAETPVETPMDPEDTDVFDIYLGDCLTEFGSDEDSISSVPKIDCAEPHVYEVYHVENINESGDYPGETSVSDSANELCEAAFEPFVGTGYYDSALYYTPLFPTADGWAAGDREVLCLIYDPAGDTTGTLAGANR, encoded by the coding sequence ATGTTGTCGGAATTGCGCCGTTCGCCCTATGGGCGCCTCGTGCTCGGCCCCCTGGTCGTCGGCGCGGCACTGTCGCTGACGGCGTGCAGCCCCGAAATGCTGCTGCCTCCGGCGCTGCGTCCGGGAGCGGAGGTGGCGCCGTCCCCCGAAGCGACCGAGACCCCTGCGGAGACTCCGGTGGAGACCCCCGCGGAGACCCCGGTGGAAACCCCCATGGACCCCGAGGACACCGATGTCTTCGACATCTACCTCGGCGACTGCCTGACCGAGTTCGGCTCGGACGAGGACTCGATCTCCTCGGTGCCCAAGATCGACTGCGCGGAGCCGCACGTCTACGAGGTCTACCACGTCGAGAACATCAACGAGTCCGGCGACTACCCCGGTGAGACCTCCGTCTCCGACTCGGCCAACGAGCTGTGCGAGGCGGCGTTCGAGCCCTTCGTCGGCACCGGGTACTACGACTCGGCCCTCTACTACACGCCGCTCTTCCCGACGGCGGACGGCTGGGCCGCGGGCGACCGCGAGGTCCTGTGCCTGATCTACGACCCCGCGGGCGACACCACCGGCACCCTGGCGGGCGCCAACCGGTAG
- a CDS encoding septum formation family protein, protein MSLSPFRALALSALACGAALSLTGCGAIVNNLLGGAPAETAPDGATGGSEETSLLPESDDVFTLAVGDCFTEAEFNTSFTGDEVSEVPTLDCAEEHDAEVYHIETLPEGAFPGETAIESSATEACETNFETFIGVPYLESELYYSYLTPTEDGWNTVDDREIVCYIVTSGEMVTGTLAGAAR, encoded by the coding sequence ATGTCCCTGTCCCCCTTCCGCGCGCTGGCCCTGTCCGCTCTGGCCTGCGGCGCCGCCCTCTCCCTCACCGGCTGCGGCGCCATCGTGAACAACCTCCTGGGCGGCGCCCCCGCCGAGACCGCCCCGGACGGCGCCACCGGCGGCTCCGAGGAGACCTCCCTCCTGCCGGAGAGCGACGACGTCTTCACCCTGGCCGTCGGCGACTGCTTCACCGAGGCCGAGTTCAACACCTCCTTCACCGGCGACGAGGTCAGCGAGGTCCCGACGCTCGACTGCGCCGAGGAGCACGACGCGGAGGTCTACCACATCGAGACGCTGCCCGAGGGCGCGTTCCCGGGTGAGACGGCCATCGAGTCCTCCGCCACGGAGGCCTGCGAGACCAACTTCGAGACGTTCATCGGCGTTCCCTACCTGGAGTCGGAGCTGTACTACAGCTACCTGACCCCGACCGAGGACGGCTGGAACACCGTCGACGACCGCGAGATCGTCTGCTACATCGTCACCAGCGGCGAGATGGTCACCGGCACCCTCGCCGGCGCCGCCCGCTAG
- a CDS encoding MurR/RpiR family transcriptional regulator: protein MAHIPKPTEGRVEPGIPQVPTTVLRIRSLLPSLAPAERRVAQRIIDDPERAAASSITQLAKDCATSEATVIRFCRTIDFSGYRELRLALATEAGQARGARTTGAPEPDGDINPDDTLVTVVQKIAYTDARAVEETGAALDVDVLRTVIDTMSSARRIDVYGVGASAFVGADLQQKLHRIGLTSFAWSDAHVMLTSAALLDERDVAIGISHSGATIDTVQALTEAGRRGARTVAITNFPRSAIGFADHVLTTAARETTFRSGATASRLAQLTVVDCLFVGLAQSRYADSRAALETTAEAVRGLRISDDRKRRRGRPDDRAADDRP from the coding sequence ATGGCGCACATTCCGAAGCCCACGGAAGGCCGGGTGGAACCGGGGATCCCACAGGTCCCCACCACCGTGCTCCGCATCCGTTCGCTGCTGCCCTCGCTGGCACCGGCCGAGCGGCGGGTCGCCCAGCGCATCATCGACGACCCGGAGCGGGCGGCGGCCTCCTCCATCACACAACTGGCGAAGGACTGCGCGACCTCTGAAGCCACGGTCATCCGCTTCTGCCGGACCATCGACTTCAGCGGGTACCGGGAGCTGCGCCTGGCGCTGGCCACCGAGGCCGGCCAGGCGCGCGGGGCCCGCACCACCGGGGCCCCCGAGCCCGACGGGGACATCAACCCCGACGACACCCTGGTGACGGTGGTCCAGAAGATCGCCTACACCGACGCCCGGGCGGTCGAGGAGACCGGCGCGGCCCTGGACGTCGACGTGCTGCGCACCGTCATCGACACGATGTCGTCCGCACGGCGGATCGACGTCTACGGGGTGGGGGCCAGCGCGTTCGTGGGCGCCGACCTCCAGCAGAAGCTGCACCGGATCGGGCTCACGTCGTTCGCCTGGTCGGACGCGCACGTGATGCTCACCAGCGCGGCCCTGCTGGACGAGCGCGACGTGGCCATCGGCATCTCGCACAGCGGCGCCACCATCGACACCGTGCAGGCCCTGACCGAGGCCGGGCGCCGGGGCGCGCGCACCGTGGCCATCACCAACTTCCCGCGCTCCGCCATCGGGTTCGCCGACCACGTGCTGACCACGGCGGCCCGGGAGACCACCTTCCGGTCCGGGGCGACCGCCAGCCGGCTGGCCCAGCTGACCGTGGTGGACTGCCTGTTCGTGGGGCTGGCCCAGAGCCGGTACGCCGACAGCAGGGCGGCCCTGGAGACCACCGCCGAGGCGGTGCGGGGGCTGCGCATCAGCGACGACCGCAAGCGTCGCCGGGGCCGGCCCGACGACAGGGCCGCCGACGACCGGCCGTGA
- a CDS encoding N-acetylmuramic acid 6-phosphate etherase — protein MRTEQESAVEHYGGERTPDGPSDPGAPPGETVIVRAPTEARNPRTLDIDRLSVLDVLRRINAEDATVPAAVEAVLPELARAVELGVAALESGAAIHYFGAGTSGRIAAQDAAELPPTYGVPPEWVVSHHAGGGAALVRAVEGIEDDWGSGRADASGLAPGSLAVGLAASGRTPYVGGALEAARERSAATVLISANPDAPLAEHVDVHVGVDTGAEVIAGSTRMKAGTAQKLALNAFSTAVMVRMGRTYSNLMVGVDASNGKLRGRVVTILAQASGAGEEDCARALTEAGGDTRTALVSLLAGVPAAEAREALAGARGRVRDALAGLS, from the coding sequence GTGCGGACCGAACAGGAGAGCGCTGTGGAACACTACGGCGGGGAACGGACCCCGGACGGCCCGTCGGACCCCGGGGCGCCCCCGGGCGAGACGGTGATCGTGCGCGCCCCCACCGAGGCCCGCAACCCCCGCACCCTGGACATCGACCGGTTGTCGGTCCTGGACGTCCTGCGGCGGATCAACGCGGAGGACGCCACCGTGCCCGCCGCGGTGGAGGCGGTGCTGCCGGAGCTCGCGCGGGCCGTGGAGCTGGGGGTGGCCGCCCTGGAGAGCGGGGCGGCCATCCACTACTTCGGCGCGGGGACCTCCGGGCGCATCGCCGCCCAGGACGCCGCCGAGCTGCCCCCCACCTACGGGGTGCCCCCCGAGTGGGTGGTGTCCCACCACGCGGGCGGCGGGGCGGCCCTGGTCCGCGCGGTGGAGGGCATCGAGGACGACTGGGGGTCCGGGCGCGCGGACGCCTCGGGGCTGGCCCCCGGCTCGCTGGCGGTCGGGCTGGCGGCCAGCGGCCGCACCCCGTACGTGGGCGGCGCTCTGGAGGCGGCCCGGGAGCGGTCCGCCGCGACCGTGCTCATCAGCGCCAACCCGGACGCCCCGCTGGCGGAGCACGTCGACGTGCACGTGGGCGTGGACACCGGTGCCGAGGTCATCGCCGGATCGACCCGGATGAAGGCGGGCACCGCCCAGAAACTGGCGCTGAACGCGTTCTCCACCGCCGTGATGGTCCGGATGGGGCGCACCTACTCCAACCTCATGGTGGGCGTGGACGCCAGCAACGGGAAGCTGCGCGGCCGGGTGGTGACCATCCTGGCCCAGGCCTCCGGCGCCGGCGAGGAGGACTGCGCGCGGGCGCTCACCGAGGCCGGGGGCGACACCCGCACGGCCCTGGTGTCGCTGCTGGCCGGGGTGCCGGCCGCCGAGGCCCGGGAGGCGCTGGCCGGGGCCCGGGGCCGGGTCCGCGACGCCCTGGCCGGGCTGTCCTAG